TACGGTTTCCCTTATTCGAGAATCAAGATTTCTGCGGAGCTGTACCGAAAACCAGACTGAAAAGGTCACATAAAAAAACACACAAATCATGAACCACAAATCTTTTGCCTACCATGAACGCACGCAAAGCGTCCGTCGCCAGATCATCCAACAGAAAACCAAAGATCACCCTAAATCCTACCTCAAATCATCCACCACAAAACGAAAGATCATCCCAGTCCATCTAATTGAGGATCAACCTAAAACTCTAATTCGGCAACAAGACAACGATCAAGAAGCGGGGCGAGCGGGAGAGCGATAAAAAGAAAGCGAGATCGGGTGGCTGATTGGCATACCTGAGCTGACAATCGCACTTGATCTTCCTCGTCTCGACGGCTGCCGCGGCCATCGTTGGCAGCCTCTTCCTCGCGCTCGCTCTTGGGTTTCTTGGGGGCATTTGAAGAGCGAAGAGACCTCCGCTGTCGCTTTATGAATATTTCCTCTTTTGTGCTTTCTTGAATATTattatttgtttatatatatatatatatatatatattcagaattCGAATTTTCCAAGAAGAATTGGGACAAAATTATTGGAGGGTTTATTTGAACGACTAATACTTAATCAAGCATGTGTGATGGATCTTAAAGATGAACGGACAGATCTTTACGGATTTAGGTACAGAAGTCCTCCAAAGGGCTCAGACCAGAActataaatttggatttctaATGGGCCAAATCATACGAGCCCAACACCCAAAGCCCGTTCTATCCATCGATTTCATATTAAGATAAGTCAACATTATTATGCTAAGCATGGTAATCATGTTAAAATAAACCTGCATACGTAAGATGGTGCCTGTATATTGCACGACAAAGTTGACTCGATCGTGGCTATGCACAAGGCAAAGGATGAAATAGACTCCCACGCCAAGTGCATGAACGATTAGCTAAGGGAGGACAAGGTGGGGTAGCTTCCAAAAACGTCCCTCCTTTGTGCTCGCTCACTCGCATTCACCGTAGTGCCCAACACCAGACGTCTCTCTCTGCGAAAAGGAACCGACGACTGACGACGCTTGTCCTTTTCCATCCAAGTTGTTTGTCGTGCACCCAAAACGCGACATGTGTGTCGTCGAGTGGTGGTGCCAGGTGTTCTCAGCTGCATCACAGCTTCAGCGCCAGCCCCCTCAATTATTGCACGCACTTTATTCCCCCCTCCCTCTGTGTAGTCCACACACCCACAGTACTACCACCTAGTGTGCCACTTTGCCACGGCTCTTCCCCCATTTTCGaccagcttctctctctctctctctctctctcgctatcgATCTAATTGCTGTGAACAAAACATGTGTAgtattttattatcattattcGACAACAGGCGCATGGCCAAGTCACAGTTCCAACACACATCAATAATCTCACTTTTTTTTATGTTTGCTTGTTTttggaataaaaaataaaaaagaagcggGGGGGTTGTAAAGAGAGAGGAAAGGAGTGCTTCAAAAGTCGGGACGGCTCGGATGGACGGATTCCAGGTTCAACCGGAGAAGCCGGTCTGGCTCCAAACTGCGTCGCGAACCCGGCTCATGTCGCGGCCTTTGAGCGTCCTCCCCGCGCCTTCCAGCACCGACGTCGCCAGGCACCTCCCGTGCGCCCTGGCCAAGTACTCGTGCGGCGGCAGCCACTCCCCATCCGCGTCTTCCTCCTCCCGCTCCGGTGACGGCCCTCCAGAGCGGGTCCGGAGCGCCCACGGCCAGGCCGGCACGTCCACGGGAGCCgaagccgccgccgccaccatgcGGTGCCGCTCGTATTGCGGATGGGGGACCGGCGCCCCTGGGTACGCGTCCTCCAATGCCAGGGAGAGCCCGCCGACGTGGCGATCGGCCCAGCGGCGGGCGCCGGTGAGGCCCGTCCCGGGCCGG
Above is a genomic segment from Musa acuminata AAA Group cultivar baxijiao chromosome BXJ3-4, Cavendish_Baxijiao_AAA, whole genome shotgun sequence containing:
- the LOC103982883 gene encoding protein S40-6-like translates to MAKGRRRGAERLLSPTARCDGGGAADLPDLSEDDVWPAVLTAADDHPAFSAAVDDGDHHDMGRPGTGLTGARRWADRHVGGLSLALEDAYPGAPVPHPQYERHRMVAAAASAPVDVPAWPWALRTRSGGPSPEREEEDADGEWLPPHEYLARAHGRCLATSVLEGAGRTLKGRDMSRVRDAVWSQTGFSG